Sequence from the Pelodiscus sinensis isolate JC-2024 chromosome 30, ASM4963464v1, whole genome shotgun sequence genome:
agcaaggtcgccgtgtgctctggctccttgtctgcaacaagtggctgtgagggtgcttgtccctttaaggaatggctgcagccaggaaccacagatgtgcaacccatggcccagattgtccaccagggcttgttcctggaggccaataatttcgaaagaaagggctccccccgtccagactcacgttctttcgacggatctccctcgaaaaaggcgctcttcctcgtgaaacgaggtttaccgccatcgaaagaaaagccgcgttctttcgaaagagagagagagagaaagagagagagaaagaaagaaagaaatcatttCATTCACTCAGCGCTGTTGAAAACCAGACCCCAAATCTCTCCGCACCCGATTCTCCCCCAAAGCGCTGTCTGCAGGGGAGCGGGTCCGTCCTTAGCCATTAAATGTTCCACTCTGGTGATGAACCCCCTGGGGACATTGCTCAGAGGACGCAGGCGGGGAAGGAATGTTTCTTTCTGGCTCTAACTCCCAGGCGCAGACCACAGGCTGGAAACTTCTCCCCGGACCCTTTCTtggctgagagagagaaatgtcgCCCCTTCCCCGAAATCAAAAGCCCCCCCGATCCCTCTGGGCACAGGCTCCGTGGTGCTGTCTGGGTCGATCCCACATGGGACACTGCCCGGAGCTGCCAGGCTGTCGCCTCCAGCCCCTAAGGCACAGGAACCAGCTCTAAGTCAGCCCTGTGTTGGGTCCCCTGGTGGCTCCTCCCCAGAGTTGCTGATGCAattcaggggaggggggctgctcacTCTCAGATAATTAGGCAGCGTTAATGAAgcaccaggctgctccaggccagcgAAGGGACCAGAGCTCTCAGCTGCTTTAAGTGAGGATGGGCAGTAACTATCCGTCAAATCCAGCCTGTCCACGGAGGCGCAAGTAGCTCATATGGGGAGTGGGTCCTTGTCTGCAAGCGGCTGCAAGAGACCCAGCCATTCCAGGATACACAACTGATGCACAAAACAGAGATGGGACAGGACAGAAGACCCTGGACTGGTAAATGCCTCTCACGCCGGGACACCTCCCCACGTCTGGCCCGTGAGTTTGGCGATGAGATGTGGGGAGGGGTTCACATGCCGGGTGCTTGGTGTGACTCTGTCTGGAAGGGGAGCTAGGGGTTACAGGGCAGTGACCGGCAATTGCACACTCGGCACGGCGTGGGGTGTcgtgttccccagccagggcaaaaTGGGCTGTTCGTGGAAATCATTAAACGGATCGCACTCTGAACACGCCTTTAGTTTTATTAGCAACTGGGGATGGTTTTGGGTGACAGGGAGCCTATGCAGGAACgacgggctccacctaaaccagggtggatccagactgctggcactaaacattaagaAGGTCATAGAGCAGATTTTAAccaaagagatgggggaaagccaattggtgcagaggagcacatggatcggacagagaagtctcttagaggagagtccattgatggagattctctaggtgttagtcggaaagagaggaggggagatgataaagtatgggccagatcagacaagaAACAGTCACATATACAAGAATCTAATACACCagagaagggcagacaaataaacagtcgCAATTTAAAGTGGTctgcacaaatgctagaagtctaagtaataagatgggtgaactcgAGTACCTGGTATTAAAGGAGGAGTTTGAcacaataggcatcacagaaaccagGTGGAATCAGGACAATCagtgtgggacacaatcataccgggctATAAAACACATCGGAAGCACAGACCAGGTCGTgcgggtggcggagtggcactgtatgtgaaagataatgtagaatccaatgaattaaaaatcttaaatgaatcaacatgttccaaagaatcgctatggatagtaattccctgttCGAACAACAATGAAGCAGTGgagatctattatcgaccacctgaccaggacagtgatagtgatatTGAAATGCTAAGAgggaggctatcaaaataaaaaactcaataatgggagctttcaattatccccatattgactgggtacatgtcacctgaGGACAAGAGGTAGAGATAAACTTTCTcgatgccttaaatgactgcttcttggagcagctggtacagaaaCCCAcaagaggcaattctcgatttagtcctgagtggagtgcaggatctggtccaggagataaccgtaacaggaccgcttgggaatagtgactataatataataacatttaacattcctgtggtgggaagaacacctcagcagtccagcactctggcatttaatttcaaaaaggggaattatgtaaaaatgaggaggttagttacacagaaattaaaaggtacagtgaccagagtaaaatccctgcaagctgcatggaaactttttaaagacaccataatagaggcctaaCTGAAATGCATACCCCGGATTAAAAACCATAGGAAGATACCTAAAAAAGAGACACCGTGGCTTAAAAACCATGTACAAGATGCAGTGAGAGATACAAAGGCATCTTtgaagaagtggaagtccaatcctagtgaggtaaacagaaaggagcataaacactgtcaaattaagtgtaaaaatcatatatatagtagcccagtgtctctgagtctgtaatgctgaagtACACGGCCACTCCCCCTGGCCTTGTGCGTCAgtgccccgcctcccttcccctcccgccgtggcactcagaTAAGTAAGcttaacatcagtactgggcaaattagttgaaacaatagtaaagaataaaactgtcagacacgtagaagaatgtaatttgttgggcaaaagtcaacatggtttctgtaaagggaaatcctgtcttactaatctattagagttctctgaagggctCAACACACATTgagacaagggagatccagtagatatagtatacttagatttccagaaagcctttgacaaggtccctcaccaaaggctcttctgtaaattaggttgtcatgggataagagggaagatccgatcatggattgagaactggttaaaagacaggaaaaaaaggggaggaataaatggaaaattttaagaatggggaggggtaactagtggtgttccccactCCTtcgaccagtcctattcaacttatacataaatgatctggagaaagggatgaacagtgaggtggcaaagtttgcagaagatactaaactgttcaagatagtcaaggccaaagcagactgtgaagaacttcaaaaagatctcatcaaactgagtgattgggcaacacaatggcaaatgaaatttaatgtggataagtgtaaactaatgcacattggaaaaaataaccccaactatacatagaaTACGATgtgggctaatttagctacaactcctcaggaaagagatcttggagttatcatgacTAGTTTTCTGAAAACCTCCACACAGTGTGcaccagcagtcaaaaaagcaaataggatgctacgAAGTATTAAAAAATGGATAGAAAATGTAATGAAGAATATCTCattgcccctatataaaatgatggcatgcccacatcttgaatactgtgtacaggtgtggtctcctcacctccaaaacGGTATTtgggcattagaaaaggtttagaaaagaacaactgaaatgattaggagtttggaacgggtcctatatgatgAGAGGCTAAAGACACTGGAACTTTTCATAATATaacaactagaggacaccaaatgaaattaatgggtagcaggtttaaaacttcACACAGTatacagtaaacctgtggaactccgggtatgtctacactacaaagttaattcgaactaacagacgttaatttgaattaactttgctaggtgctacacatgcaaaccgctagttcgaacttattcgaactagtggagtgcttaatttgaactaggtaaacctcattccacgaggactaagcctagttcgaattaaccggttcgaattaagggctgtgtagccacttcattcgaactagtgggtggctagccctccccagctagccccggtggccactctggccaccaccagggaaactcttctgcccccctcccggccccggcccccttaaaggggcacgggctggctacggtgccgtgccaggtgcaagcctgccagcacccagtcagcagaccctgcacttggcatggctcgagccagccacccgctgccacccagccctctgcctcttccggggaccaggctggcggctcccgggagcctgcccgggtccgaaagaggcgggcacccacctggtctagtgcagacatcatggacctcgtccatgacctccgcactaggcacaggaaagtggccgtctagggcaggagagctgccagcctggccacccagaagcaggtctgcatgaaaataagggtggtccagtgagacccccgaccctgagcttacaatggccgtcctgggtcagaccaaaggtccatctagcccagtagcctgtctgctgacagcggccaaccctagagaccctggaggggatggaccgaaacaatgaccaagccatttgtctcgtgccatccatctccagccttccacaaacagaggccagggacaccatttctaccccctggataatagcactccatggacccaacctccatgactttatttcctttggtgtcctctagtccttctattatgggaactaatgaagaacttttcttgatgcaccctctccacccaactcctgcttttatagacctctatcctgtcccccctccgtctcctcttttctaagctgagaagtcccagtctctttagcctctcttcatatgggacctgttccaaacccctgatattgtagttgccctcccctctcccagcctctctcttcccctctcccacctccttttcccagtctccctgagttttgttcaataaagagagtttctatttttgaaaatacgtgtcctttattttgtacatcaggaaggggcgctagggaagggtaagtggaaggaggtgagggaggaatggggtacgagcccccaatggtgaggactggggtggctctgcgggctcctcggggtggaaactctcctgcagccccccgaatGACTCCCTCCCCTGGATGGCAGGctgctgcaagtgcagccgggctgatggccgagtgctgtgatgtgccgagtgtgggcactcagggcactccaagccaggactgctttgcaagcagggcacccctgagaactgtctgtcaggggtgggggtcaggtccctttaagcacagcccttggctagcctgagacagcatctccacgctctaagtcctaacctgatgccctgccggcactgcttccggccagccttaacctcggttcagggtctattcagtgtggacatgctagttggaattagcaaaacgctaattcgaagtagtttttaaatctggatgcgctaattcaaattagcttagtttgaattagcgctgtactgtagacataccctcattgacagaggagactgtgaaggcaaggattataacagagtttaaaaatgaactagatgaattcatggaagttaagcccataaaaggctactagccagagagtaagaaatggtgcccctggcctctgtttgtcagacgctggagatggatagcaagagacaaactgcttgatcattgtcttcagtgtctgtggtccaccccctctggggcacctcgtACTGGCCATTGTCGGCATACAGGATAGTGgactggatggacttttggtctgacccagtacggccattctccTGTTCTTCTGTtatgaaaaaagcagcagaaaactGTGGACCAAATGTTTCCCCCTCTGCAGTGTCTGTGCCATGTTCCCTTACGTGACAGTCCCCTCCCAGACACATGGGTCCCCAGGAAACCCCCTTTCCTTTGAAGGAATTTAAATGGGACCATATtggtccctccctccctgcaccaAGAGACGTTTCGATGGAAGCCCGCCTAGGCACATTAAGATTCTCCAGGAAGGGGGCAATGCTGAACCCATTGCCGCCATTCCCGTGGTGTTTAGTTCTGTCCCAAAGGGACACTGGCAGACGCTAAATCTAACACAATGGAGTGGGTGGCCCTCCTCAGCCAGATCCCCTTCTAGCAGGAAGGACGTGTTGAATTCACCAGCCAAATGTCCGTTGTGACTCCACCTGAGAACACAGGGAAGGCCAATGCTGTGAGAGCCTAGATCTGCTTTTCTAACTCAATGCTGTCTGTGCCTCCCTGCTGGCAGGGGCACAGCACAGATGCCGGTCAAGACAACGCCCAGCCCCACACGGCTAGCAGAGCTAAATGCAAcatggagaaaaggaggaggggaaactgaggcagagggagggTCAGTGACAGGCCAAAGGTCACACAGCGGCTCCATGCTTCAGGCAATGCTGGTGCGGTAGATTCCTGCCCATGGTTACAGCCGGAGGTGTGAACCCAGGAGGGTTCCTCTCTGTCACAGCCGTTGAGTTGGGATTTCACTTGACTCCCTGCTCCAAAAGCATTTCATCCAGCCCCGTCCTGAGCCTCCCCCAGATCTTTGCAGGGCAATAGGATGCAGCTCCAGAGACTGTTTAGGAACCAGACCCAGAGACACCGGAAGGTAACTCACCGCCCCTCACGTGGAGTTGGAACAGGTGCTGGGCATGGGGGACACCCACCGCATGAGAGGTTGGTGCGGGAATCCAGGCTGTTCCATGTCTCACTCtgaaccccaccccttctgtgtcCTCTGCAGCCACCACACACTGAACAGAGGAAGAAAATGTCCAACCAAACCACTGTGACCGAGTTCCTGCTCCTGAGCTTCTCTGATGTCCGAGAGCTGCAGGTTTTTCACTTTGTGGTGTTTCTAGTGATGTACCTGACAGCCCTGGTGGGGAACATTCTCATTATTATAGCCATCGCCTTTGACCATCATCTTCAtgcccccatgtacttcttcctggagTACCTGTCCATCCTGGACCTCTGCTTCATCTCCGTCACCATCCCCAAATCCATGGTCAATTCCTTCATGGACACCAGGTCGATTTCCTATCCCGCCTGTGTCGCCCAAGTCTTCTTCTTTGTAGTCTTCAGTGCAGCTGATCTTGCCTTACTCACCGTTATGGCCTATGACCGATACGTTGCCATCTGCCGACCACTGCACTACGAGGGAGTGATGAACAGGAGAGCCTGTGTCCACATGGCCACTAGTTCTTGGCTTGCTGCTATTATCTTCTCTGCTATACACACTGGGAACACCTTCCGGTTACCCTTCTGCCAGTCCAACGTCCTCAAccagttcttctgtgaaatcCCCCAGCTCCTCAAGCTGGCCTGCTCCGACTCCTACCACAGTGAAATTGGGGGTTCTGTCTTTGGTTTCTTGTTATGTTTAACCTGCTTTCTCTTCATCATTGTGTCCTATGTTCATATCTTCAGAGCGGTGCTGAGAATCCcctcggagcagggccggcacaaagccttctccacctgcctcccccacctcgctgTGGTCTCTTTGTTACTTTGCACTTGGTTCTTTGCCTACCTGAAACCCCCCTCCA
This genomic interval carries:
- the LOC102447020 gene encoding olfactory receptor 14A16-like — translated: MSNQTTVTEFLLLSFSDVRELQVFHFVVFLVMYLTALVGNILIIIAIAFDHHLHAPMYFFLEYLSILDLCFISVTIPKSMVNSFMDTRSISYPACVAQVFFFVVFSAADLALLTVMAYDRYVAICRPLHYEGVMNRRACVHMATSSWLAAIIFSAIHTGNTFRLPFCQSNVLNQFFCEIPQLLKLACSDSYHSEIGGSVFGFLLCLTCFLFIIVSYVHIFRAVLRIPSEQGRHKAFSTCLPHLAVVSLLLCTWFFAYLKPPSSSQAGLDLAVGVLYAVAPPMLNPVIYSLRNRELKAALKKLFVGRLFSKN